A part of Candidatus Stoquefichus sp. SB1 genomic DNA contains:
- a CDS encoding energy-coupling factor transporter transmembrane component T family protein: MNNMMFGKYLPLNSVIHRLDPRLKIGSLLLLLIAVFFDAGFIGYALLGIFVMIMAILSKIKISQILKAIKPMLFMMAFLLIFNLLFIQKGNLILSLGFIKIYDEALLQTAYIFIRLILIIVMTTILTATTKPLDLTLGIEHLLSPFKKLGFPTHEVAMMISIALRFIPTLLEETQRIMKAQASRGVEFSEGSLKDKIMSIVSLIIPLFISAFQRAEDLANAMESRNYNPEAKRTRYKQLRWQFADTISFACVLLMCTTLVVMSIVL, encoded by the coding sequence ATGAATAATATGATGTTTGGTAAATATTTACCTCTCAACAGTGTCATTCATCGATTAGATCCTCGATTAAAAATAGGGTCACTATTATTATTGTTAATAGCTGTTTTTTTTGATGCAGGATTTATTGGATATGCTCTTTTAGGTATTTTTGTTATGATTATGGCAATATTATCTAAAATTAAGATTTCTCAAATTTTAAAAGCAATTAAACCCATGTTATTTATGATGGCATTTTTACTTATTTTCAATCTTTTGTTTATTCAAAAGGGAAATTTAATTTTATCTTTAGGTTTTATTAAGATATATGATGAAGCTTTATTACAGACTGCTTATATTTTTATTCGTTTAATTTTAATTATTGTGATGACAACCATTTTAACAGCAACAACAAAACCATTAGATTTAACTTTAGGTATTGAGCATTTGTTATCACCATTTAAAAAATTAGGATTTCCTACACATGAAGTCGCTATGATGATTTCTATTGCTTTGCGTTTTATTCCAACCTTATTAGAAGAAACACAACGTATTATGAAAGCACAAGCAAGTCGTGGTGTTGAATTTTCTGAAGGAAGCTTAAAAGATAAAATTATGTCAATTGTATCATTAATTATTCCATTATTTATTTCAGCATTTCAAAGAGCAGAAGATTTAGCCAATGCAATGGAAAGTAGAAATTATAATCCAGAAGCAAAACGAACACGATATAAACAATTACGCTGGCAATTTGCTGATACAATTTCTTTTGCCTGTGTTTTACTTATGTGTACAACATTAGTCGTTATGAGTATTGTTCTATGA
- a CDS encoding adenylate kinase, which yields MNIILMGPPGAGKGTQATKLVNKYGLTQISTGDLFRKALSEQTKYGVIAKYFMQFGHLVPDDYTIEMVREYLKENTFENGFILDGFPRTIVQARELESIAKEFNFTIDAIINLDIPQEKLVSRLSGRRTCKNCGATFHVEFNPPKVTGVCDKCGGELYQREDESVEAVTVRLDTYNKQTRPLIDYYTMKGTIININGDQPMEDVFKDIEKSLEGK from the coding sequence ATGAACATTATTTTAATGGGGCCTCCTGGTGCTGGTAAAGGGACTCAAGCCACAAAACTTGTTAACAAGTATGGTTTGACACAAATATCTACTGGAGACTTATTCAGAAAAGCATTAAGTGAACAAACAAAATATGGCGTAATTGCGAAATATTTCATGCAATTTGGGCACCTTGTACCAGACGATTATACAATTGAAATGGTTAGGGAATATTTAAAAGAGAATACATTTGAAAATGGATTTATTTTAGATGGTTTCCCTAGAACAATCGTTCAAGCAAGAGAACTTGAAAGTATTGCGAAAGAATTCAACTTTACAATTGATGCTATTATTAATTTAGATATACCACAAGAAAAATTGGTTTCTAGATTATCTGGTAGACGTACTTGTAAAAATTGTGGTGCAACATTCCATGTTGAATTCAATCCACCTAAAGTTACAGGTGTATGTGACAAATGTGGTGGAGAATTGTATCAAAGAGAAGATGAAAGTGTAGAAGCTGTTACAGTTCGACTTGATACTTATAACAAACAAACAAGACCTTTGATTGATTATTATACAATGAAAGGGACAATCATTAATATTAATGGTGACCAACCTATGGAAGACGTCTTTAAAGACATTGAAAAAAGCTTGGAGGGTAAATAA
- the truA gene encoding tRNA pseudouridine(38-40) synthase TruA — translation MRVKCIVSYDGSKFHGFQVQEKERTVQGEIQKALKKINETETIIHASGRTDAKVHAVHQVFHFDTQKELPAQQWKRAINHFMPNDIYILDASYVDENFHSRYSAVKKEYRYYLNTKEYNPFETNYIFQYGRQLDINLMREAAQIFLGEHNFASFCSYDQYGNTIRILYSFDIEDNDGIIMFRLTGNGFRRYMVRHLVGGIIQVGAKRISIDVLSEMLESCGEKKCLFKAKPQGLYLQEVYYEES, via the coding sequence ATGAGAGTAAAATGTATAGTGAGTTATGATGGAAGCAAGTTTCATGGCTTTCAGGTTCAAGAAAAAGAAAGAACTGTACAGGGTGAAATCCAAAAAGCATTAAAGAAAATAAATGAGACAGAAACGATTATTCATGCATCTGGAAGAACTGATGCAAAAGTACATGCAGTTCATCAAGTTTTCCATTTTGATACGCAAAAAGAATTACCAGCTCAGCAATGGAAACGAGCAATTAATCATTTTATGCCTAATGATATCTATATACTAGATGCAAGTTATGTAGATGAGAATTTTCATTCACGCTATAGTGCAGTTAAAAAGGAGTATCGTTATTATTTAAATACAAAAGAATATAATCCATTTGAAACAAATTATATTTTTCAATATGGAAGACAATTAGATATAAATTTAATGAGAGAGGCTGCTCAGATATTCTTAGGAGAACACAATTTTGCATCGTTTTGTAGCTATGATCAATATGGTAATACAATTCGAATACTTTATTCCTTTGATATTGAAGATAATGATGGAATTATTATGTTTCGCTTGACTGGTAATGGATTTAGAAGATACATGGTTAGACATCTTGTTGGTGGAATTATACAAGTTGGAGCAAAACGTATTTCTATAGATGTATTGTCAGAAATGTTAGAAAGTTGTGGTGAAAAGAAGTGCTTATTTAAAGCCAAACCACAAGGATTATATTTACAAGAGGTATATTATGAAGAAAGTTAA
- the rplQ gene encoding 50S ribosomal protein L17: MAQNRKLGRVSSHRKAMLRNLATDVIMYGKIETTATRAKEVRSIVDELITLGKRGDLHARRQAAQVLQDVVDPATGKTAVQKLFEEVAPKYADKNGGYTRVLKTYNRKGDNAPMAIIGLF; the protein is encoded by the coding sequence ATGGCACAAAATAGAAAATTAGGGCGTGTATCATCTCATAGAAAAGCAATGTTACGTAACTTAGCTACAGATGTTATCATGTATGGAAAAATCGAAACGACTGCAACAAGAGCTAAAGAAGTTCGTTCAATCGTTGATGAATTAATCACTTTAGGTAAACGTGGAGATTTACATGCAAGAAGACAAGCTGCTCAAGTATTACAAGATGTTGTAGATCCTGCTACTGGTAAAACTGCTGTTCAAAAATTATTTGAAGAAGTTGCACCAAAATATGCAGATAAAAATGGTGGATACACTCGTGTGTTAAAAACTTATAATCGTAAAGGTGATAATGCACCAATGGCTATTATTGGATTATTCTAG
- the rpsK gene encoding 30S ribosomal protein S11 produces the protein MAKAKTNTRGKRRVKKNIAKGVAHVHSTFNNTIVTVTDEHGNVLTWSSAGALGFKGSRKSTPYAAQMAAEAAAKASMDHGMKAVDVCVKGPGPGREAAVRALQAAGLEVTSINDVTPIPHNGCRPPKRPRG, from the coding sequence ATGGCAAAAGCAAAAACAAATACTCGTGGTAAAAGACGTGTTAAAAAGAATATAGCAAAAGGTGTTGCACATGTACATTCAACTTTCAATAACACAATTGTTACTGTAACTGATGAACATGGAAATGTCTTAACTTGGTCTAGTGCTGGTGCACTTGGATTTAAAGGTTCAAGAAAATCTACTCCATATGCTGCTCAAATGGCTGCTGAAGCTGCTGCAAAAGCATCTATGGATCATGGTATGAAAGCTGTAGACGTATGTGTTAAAGGTCCTGGTCCAGGACGTGAAGCTGCTGTAAGAGCTTTACAAGCTGCTGGATTAGAGGTTACATCAATTAATGACGTAACACCAATTCCACATAACGGGTGTCGTCCACCAAAACGTCCTCGTGGATAA
- a CDS encoding energy-coupling factor transporter ATPase has translation MEKIIEIKDLSFEYEEGVKTIDNISFSIKKGSYTTILGHNGSGKSTIAKLLIGLLEKKSGDIIVGGIPLTEETLAEVRGQIGIVFQNPDNQFIGATVRDDIAFGLENTCVDPALMDGIIQEYAQKVNMADFLDHEPTKLSGGQKQRVAIAGILAMSPSIIILDEATSMLDPKGRKEINALVHQLNKDKEMTILSITHDIEEAALSDYVVLLSDGHIIDTGEPKDVLVKQKEIENLALDVPFAFKISQGLQQQGIQIDKYIDREKLVKELCQLHSNK, from the coding sequence ATGGAAAAAATAATAGAAATAAAGGATTTATCTTTTGAATATGAAGAAGGTGTCAAGACAATTGACAATATTTCTTTTAGTATAAAAAAGGGCTCATATACAACAATTTTAGGACATAATGGAAGCGGTAAAAGTACAATTGCAAAATTATTAATAGGATTGCTTGAAAAGAAAAGTGGAGATATTATTGTAGGAGGTATTCCACTAACTGAAGAAACATTAGCAGAGGTGAGAGGGCAGATTGGAATCGTCTTTCAAAATCCAGATAATCAATTTATTGGGGCAACAGTTCGTGATGATATTGCTTTTGGTTTAGAGAATACATGTGTAGATCCAGCTTTGATGGATGGCATTATTCAAGAGTATGCACAGAAGGTTAATATGGCTGATTTTCTTGATCATGAACCAACAAAGTTATCAGGAGGACAAAAGCAAAGAGTAGCGATTGCTGGAATTTTAGCAATGAGTCCATCAATTATTATTTTAGATGAAGCAACAAGTATGTTAGATCCAAAAGGACGTAAAGAAATTAATGCTTTGGTTCATCAATTAAATAAAGATAAAGAGATGACAATTTTATCTATTACACATGATATTGAAGAAGCTGCTTTATCTGATTATGTTGTTTTATTAAGTGATGGTCATATTATAGATACTGGCGAACCAAAGGATGTTTTGGTAAAACAAAAAGAAATAGAAAATTTAGCATTAGATGTTCCTTTTGCTTTTAAAATATCACAAGGATTACAACAACAAGGAATTCAGATTGATAAATATATAGACAGAGAGAAGTTGGTGAAAGAATTATGTCAATTACATTCAAACAAGTAG
- the rpmJ gene encoding 50S ribosomal protein L36 yields the protein MKVRPSVKPICDKCRVIKRKGRVMVICENPKHKQRQG from the coding sequence ATGAAAGTAAGACCATCTGTAAAACCAATATGCGATAAATGCAGAGTGATTAAACGTAAGGGTAGAGTAATGGTGATCTGTGAAAACCCTAAACACAAACAAAGACAAGGTTAA
- the infA gene encoding translation initiation factor IF-1 yields the protein MAKKDDVIEVEAVVLETLPNAKFKIQLENGAVIDAHVSGKIRMNYIRILPGDRVTVEISPYDLTRGRITFRHK from the coding sequence ATGGCAAAAAAAGATGACGTTATTGAAGTAGAAGCAGTTGTTCTTGAAACATTACCAAATGCAAAATTCAAGATTCAATTGGAAAATGGGGCGGTTATTGATGCTCACGTTTCTGGTAAAATCCGTATGAATTACATTCGCATTTTACCGGGGGATAGAGTAACCGTGGAAATTTCTCCATATGATTTAACACGTGGGCGAATTACATTTAGACATAAATAG
- the map gene encoding type I methionyl aminopeptidase — protein MIVTKDQREIELMREAGRIVGLVHDKLKDYIKPGVTTQEINKFCEKIIRDAGATPSFLNLYGFPGAVCTSINEVVVHGIPSNRKLKEGDIISVDVGACYKGYHGDSAWTYAVGQISGEAAHLMKVTEESLYAGLAQVKPGNRLSDISHAVQTYLESHGCSTPRDYTGHGIGTQVHEDPAVPNYGAPGRGPRLKEGMTLAIEPMAHLGRCETDVLDDDWTVVTRDRSLAAHYEHTIVITSDGYEILTKL, from the coding sequence ATGATTGTTACTAAAGACCAAAGAGAAATTGAATTAATGAGAGAAGCTGGTCGCATTGTAGGGCTTGTTCATGATAAACTTAAAGATTATATTAAACCAGGGGTAACAACTCAGGAGATTAATAAATTCTGTGAAAAAATTATTCGTGATGCAGGAGCTACGCCATCTTTCTTAAATCTTTATGGTTTTCCAGGAGCTGTTTGTACTTCAATCAATGAAGTTGTTGTACATGGTATTCCTAGCAATCGTAAACTTAAAGAAGGTGACATTATTTCAGTGGATGTTGGCGCATGTTATAAAGGCTATCATGGTGATAGTGCCTGGACATATGCTGTTGGTCAGATTAGTGGTGAAGCTGCTCACCTGATGAAGGTGACAGAAGAATCATTATATGCGGGTCTTGCACAAGTGAAACCTGGCAATCGTTTATCTGATATATCTCATGCTGTACAAACTTATCTAGAAAGTCATGGATGTTCGACTCCTAGAGACTATACTGGTCATGGGATTGGAACTCAAGTTCATGAAGATCCAGCTGTTCCTAATTATGGTGCACCTGGTCGCGGACCTAGATTAAAAGAAGGAATGACTCTTGCTATTGAACCAATGGCTCATTTAGGCAGATGTGAAACAGACGTATTAGATGATGATTGGACAGTAGTCACAAGAGATAGATCTCTTGCAGCTCATTATGAACATACTATAGTCATTACAAGTGATGGGTATGAGATTTTGACAAAACTTTAA
- the rplO gene encoding 50S ribosomal protein L15, with protein MKLHELQYTEGARKERKRVGRGTSSGTGKTAGKGQKGQKARSGGGKKPGFEGGQTPLFMRLPKRGFTNFNRVEYAIVNVEALNRFEAGSVVDMAALKECGLIKKELDGLKVLGDGKLEVALTVKAQKFSKSAVAAIEAAGGKTEVI; from the coding sequence ATGAAGCTACATGAATTACAATATACTGAAGGAGCACGTAAAGAAAGAAAACGTGTTGGACGTGGAACAAGTTCAGGTACTGGTAAAACTGCTGGTAAAGGACAAAAAGGTCAAAAAGCAAGATCTGGTGGAGGAAAGAAACCTGGTTTTGAAGGAGGACAAACACCTTTATTCATGCGTTTACCAAAACGTGGTTTTACGAACTTCAATAGAGTTGAATACGCAATCGTTAATGTAGAAGCCTTAAACAGATTTGAAGCTGGTAGTGTTGTAGATATGGCTGCATTAAAAGAATGCGGATTAATCAAAAAAGAATTGGACGGATTAAAAGTTTTAGGTGACGGTAAATTAGAAGTTGCTTTAACTGTTAAAGCTCAAAAATTCTCTAAGTCAGCTGTTGCTGCTATTGAAGCTGCAGGTGGAAAAACTGAGGTGATCTAA
- a CDS encoding MurR/RpiR family transcriptional regulator, which translates to MLITHKIEQTHFSESEAIIVDFILKEGENIKHMSINAIAKETYTSAPLLVRIAKKLGYSGWSEFKEAYLKELDYLYNSCDIDASIPFVVSDDFTTIAHNISQLQIETIQDTMKLLDHDSLYHAIRLLRDAEEIDLYGVSDKVLLAQQFAQQMFFVHKNAHICLLPGDAKVQATMSNERHCAILISYSGETDFVLRVARILKERKTPFIAITCIADNDLSKMADVTLRISSREMLHTKIGDFATSQSVKCILDILYGCIFSLNYKKNLNDKIQIAKQIDDRVSGYEFIDEE; encoded by the coding sequence ATGCTAATTACTCATAAAATAGAACAAACACATTTTTCTGAAAGTGAAGCAATTATAGTTGATTTCATACTTAAAGAAGGTGAGAATATCAAACATATGTCTATAAATGCAATTGCTAAAGAAACATACACTTCAGCTCCGTTACTCGTTAGGATCGCCAAAAAATTAGGTTACTCAGGTTGGAGTGAATTTAAAGAAGCTTATTTAAAAGAACTTGATTATTTATATAATTCATGTGATATAGATGCAAGTATACCATTTGTAGTGAGTGATGATTTTACCACAATTGCTCATAACATTTCGCAATTACAGATAGAAACAATACAGGATACGATGAAACTTTTAGATCATGATAGTTTATATCATGCAATTAGATTATTAAGAGATGCTGAGGAAATTGATCTTTATGGTGTATCAGATAAGGTATTGCTTGCCCAGCAATTTGCTCAACAAATGTTTTTTGTGCATAAAAATGCTCATATTTGTCTTTTACCTGGTGATGCAAAAGTTCAAGCAACTATGAGTAATGAGAGACATTGTGCAATTCTCATTTCATATTCAGGAGAAACTGATTTTGTCTTAAGAGTTGCTCGTATTCTCAAAGAAAGAAAAACACCATTTATTGCAATAACATGTATTGCAGATAATGATTTATCAAAGATGGCTGATGTGACTTTAAGAATATCTTCGCGTGAAATGCTTCATACAAAAATAGGAGATTTTGCAACTTCACAATCTGTCAAATGTATTTTAGATATTTTATATGGATGTATCTTTTCTTTGAATTATAAAAAGAATCTTAATGATAAAATACAGATTGCAAAACAGATAGATGATCGTGTTTCTGGATATGAATTTATTGATGAAGAATAA
- a CDS encoding DNA-directed RNA polymerase subunit alpha — MQKFEKANFNVAEYDENDFYGKFVIEPLERGFGTTLGNSLRRVLLSSIPGCAVHAVKVQGAIHEFSAVDGVVEDVTSIILNIKKLVFTVDGDDDVTMIIDVKGPAVITGADIQCPSNVTMISNDLEIAHVAEGAHFYMEMYAHRDRGYMSADQNKKLINTIGVIATDSIYSPVVKVAYDVEPTRVGQSAKYDQLTLEITTDGSIQPHEALALAAKILVEHLNMFVELTDMAMNMEVMSETEEDTSNKVLDMTIEELDLSVRSYNCLKRAGIQTVQELAAKSEDDMIKVRNLGKKSLKEVKEKLVELGLGFRPID, encoded by the coding sequence ATGCAAAAGTTTGAAAAAGCAAATTTTAATGTCGCAGAATATGATGAAAATGATTTCTACGGTAAGTTTGTCATTGAACCACTTGAAAGAGGGTTTGGAACAACTTTAGGTAACTCTTTACGTAGAGTCTTATTATCATCTATTCCTGGATGTGCAGTACATGCTGTGAAAGTTCAAGGAGCAATTCATGAATTTTCTGCAGTAGATGGTGTAGTGGAAGATGTCACTTCAATTATTTTAAATATTAAGAAATTGGTATTTACAGTTGATGGTGATGATGATGTCACAATGATTATTGATGTCAAAGGACCTGCAGTTATAACAGGTGCTGATATTCAATGCCCATCAAATGTAACTATGATTTCAAATGACTTAGAAATCGCTCATGTTGCTGAAGGAGCACATTTCTATATGGAAATGTATGCACATAGAGACAGAGGATACATGAGTGCAGATCAAAATAAGAAATTGATCAATACAATCGGTGTCATTGCAACTGACTCTATTTATTCACCAGTTGTTAAAGTAGCCTATGATGTTGAACCAACACGTGTTGGTCAAAGCGCTAAGTATGATCAATTAACATTAGAAATCACAACTGATGGATCTATTCAACCACATGAAGCTTTAGCATTAGCTGCTAAGATTTTAGTGGAACACTTAAACATGTTTGTTGAATTGACTGATATGGCAATGAACATGGAAGTTATGAGTGAAACAGAAGAAGATACAAGTAATAAAGTATTGGATATGACTATTGAAGAATTAGACTTATCTGTACGTTCTTATAACTGCTTAAAGAGAGCTGGAATTCAAACAGTTCAAGAACTTGCTGCTAAGAGTGAAGACGATATGATTAAAGTAAGAAACTTAGGTAAGAAATCTTTAAAAGAAGTTAAAGAAAAATTAGTAGAATTAGGATTGGGTTTTAGACCTATTGATTAA
- the rpsM gene encoding 30S ribosomal protein S13: MARIAGVDIPRDKRVVVSLTYIYGIGNTVAKKICEATGISEDTRVKDLTEEEEGKIRKEVEKYKVEGDLRRETALNIKRLMEIGSYRGIRHRKGLPVRGQKTKTNARTRKGKARPIAGKKK; this comes from the coding sequence ATGGCTCGTATAGCAGGTGTTGATATCCCACGTGATAAGCGTGTGGTAGTTTCTTTAACATATATTTACGGTATCGGAAATACTGTTGCAAAGAAGATTTGTGAAGCAACTGGTATTAGTGAAGATACAAGAGTTAAAGATTTAACTGAAGAAGAAGAAGGAAAAATCAGAAAAGAAGTAGAAAAATACAAAGTTGAAGGTGATCTTCGTAGAGAAACTGCATTAAACATTAAACGTTTAATGGAAATCGGAAGCTACAGAGGTATCCGTCATCGTAAAGGACTTCCAGTTCGTGGACAAAAAACAAAGACTAATGCGCGTACTCGTAAAGGTAAAGCTCGTCCAATTGCTGGTAAGAAGAAATAG
- the secY gene encoding preprotein translocase subunit SecY, with translation MLNFFKNVFKKGELRRRIIFTLGMLFVFRLGAAITIPSINADALTAGATNTGILGIMNMLGGGMLERFSIFSLGVSPYITASIIIELLSMDVIPVLAQWQKEGNTGKKKKDKVTRYVTLVLAAVQGGSLTYAFDKMYHMLSSTSIWTYAYVIIVMMAGSMLAMWIGDQITQKGVGNGTSLLIFTGIVSNLPANFITTFNNLVAFDKGTQTMILGILWFVLFVIVYLAIVIFVVFNEGAVRKIPIMYATNSNPTMRTKDTTHMPIKINSSGVLPVIFASSVLAAPRTIISFMKSTDVTKAIDSMLNYQEPFGFCLYLIMIVLFAFFYSNLQIDSHKISDDLKKNGGSIPGVRTGLDTEKFISTVLNRVTVVGSIFLVIIAAIPIMTPVIWSQTANASLTLGGTGLIIITGVALETTKQIKTLITRKEYHGYIRK, from the coding sequence ATGTTAAACTTTTTTAAGAATGTTTTTAAAAAAGGTGAATTACGTCGTAGAATTATCTTTACATTAGGAATGTTATTTGTTTTCCGATTAGGAGCCGCTATTACAATTCCTTCTATTAATGCTGATGCATTAACAGCTGGGGCTACAAATACTGGTATCCTAGGAATTATGAATATGCTAGGTGGAGGTATGTTGGAAAGATTCTCAATCTTTTCATTAGGAGTTTCTCCTTACATTACTGCTTCCATTATTATTGAATTATTATCTATGGATGTTATTCCTGTTCTTGCGCAATGGCAAAAAGAAGGGAATACTGGTAAGAAGAAGAAAGATAAAGTAACACGCTATGTGACTTTAGTCTTAGCTGCTGTTCAAGGTGGTTCTTTAACTTATGCATTTGATAAAATGTATCATATGTTAAGTTCAACATCAATTTGGACTTATGCTTATGTTATAATCGTCATGATGGCAGGAAGTATGTTAGCAATGTGGATTGGTGATCAGATCACTCAAAAGGGTGTTGGTAATGGTACATCATTGTTAATCTTTACAGGAATTGTTTCCAATTTACCTGCAAACTTCATTACAACATTCAATAATTTAGTTGCATTCGATAAAGGAACTCAAACAATGATTCTTGGAATATTATGGTTTGTTTTATTCGTAATTGTTTATTTAGCAATTGTTATCTTTGTTGTTTTCAACGAAGGAGCAGTTAGAAAAATCCCAATTATGTATGCAACAAATTCCAATCCAACAATGAGAACCAAAGATACAACACATATGCCTATTAAAATTAATAGTTCAGGTGTGTTACCTGTTATCTTTGCATCATCTGTATTGGCTGCACCAAGAACAATCATTAGTTTTATGAAGTCAACAGATGTCACAAAGGCTATTGATTCAATGTTGAATTATCAAGAACCTTTTGGATTCTGTCTATATTTAATTATGATTGTATTGTTTGCATTCTTCTATTCAAATCTACAAATTGATTCTCATAAAATCAGTGATGATTTGAAGAAAAATGGTGGATCTATACCTGGTGTTAGAACTGGGTTAGATACTGAAAAATTTATTAGTACAGTTTTAAATAGAGTCACAGTTGTTGGTTCAATTTTCTTAGTGATTATTGCAGCAATTCCAATTATGACACCAGTTATCTGGTCTCAAACTGCGAATGCCTCATTAACACTTGGTGGAACTGGATTAATTATCATTACAGGTGTTGCGTTAGAGACAACAAAACAGATTAAAACTTTGATCACTCGTAAAGAGTATCATGGATATATTAGAAAATAG
- a CDS encoding energy-coupling factor transporter ATPase encodes MSITFKQVEHIYSENTPFSYHALRGVNLDIKKGSMTALIGHTGSGKSTLVQHINALLLPTAGEINIDDILITATNKPNTLKPLRKKAGLVFQFPEYQLFEETILKDIIFGPKNFGVEEEDAIVQAKEMLKLVGLDESYLERSPFDLSGGQKRRVAIAGILAMNPDILILDEPTAGLDPQGAKEMLQLFKKINQQGKTVLLVSHDMNQVLEYCDDVIVMNKGQVERHVSVDELFKETEYLTSLSIDLPIITSFILKLNEGGFHLDPSMKNIEELIEAIGGQIHE; translated from the coding sequence ATGTCAATTACATTCAAACAAGTAGAACATATATATAGTGAGAATACGCCTTTTTCTTATCATGCATTAAGGGGTGTTAATCTTGATATTAAAAAGGGAAGTATGACAGCATTGATTGGTCATACGGGTAGTGGTAAATCAACACTTGTACAGCATATCAATGCATTATTACTGCCAACAGCTGGAGAAATCAATATTGATGATATTCTTATAACAGCAACCAATAAACCAAATACATTAAAGCCATTAAGAAAAAAGGCTGGTTTGGTATTTCAGTTTCCTGAATATCAATTATTCGAGGAAACGATTTTAAAAGATATTATCTTTGGTCCTAAAAACTTTGGAGTAGAGGAAGAAGATGCTATTGTTCAAGCAAAGGAAATGTTAAAACTTGTTGGCTTAGATGAAAGTTATTTAGAACGTTCACCTTTTGATTTGTCAGGTGGTCAAAAAAGAAGAGTTGCCATAGCAGGAATACTGGCTATGAATCCAGATATTCTGATTTTAGATGAACCGACAGCTGGTTTAGACCCACAGGGTGCCAAAGAAATGTTACAATTGTTTAAAAAAATTAATCAACAAGGGAAAACAGTATTATTAGTATCACATGATATGAATCAGGTTTTAGAATATTGTGATGATGTTATTGTGATGAATAAAGGTCAAGTAGAAAGACATGTGAGTGTAGATGAATTGTTTAAGGAAACAGAATATTTGACATCATTGAGTATTGATTTGCCTATTATTACATCATTTATTTTAAAATTAAATGAAGGTGGATTTCATCTTGATCCATCTATGAAAAATATAGAAGAACTGATTGAAGCAATAGGAGGACAAATACATGAATAA